A DNA window from Naumovozyma dairenensis CBS 421 chromosome 8, complete genome contains the following coding sequences:
- the ACS1 gene encoding acetate--CoA ligase 1 (similar to Saccharomyces cerevisiae ACS1 (YAL054C); ancestral locus Anc_7.15), which produces MTPVPIAIPKNTGTNNQQAEQIKDLKSKAAAEASQNTKEYEHLTAVKVVQQLPINDRLQPNIKSHYSPHLNGIQEYKTLYDQSINDPKKFFGDKAHQFINWFKDFNQVYIPDLDKDSSGNTPSFENNAWFLNGELNACYNCVDRHALKNPNKVALIYEADDPSKNESYKLTYKELLEQVSQLAQVLKYSMNVQKGDTVAVYMPMIPQALITLLAIVRIGAIHSVVFAGFSSNSLRDRINNAGSKVVITTDESCRGSKIIETKRIVDDALRETPIVEKVLVYKRTNNPAVNFNPQIDLDWSTEMKKYKTYYPCEPVDSEHPLFLLYTSGSTGTPKGVQHSTAGYLLNVLLTMRYTFDTHQEDVFFTAGDIGWITGHSYVVYGPLSYGCTTVVFEGTPTFPNHSRYWDIIDNYKVTQFYVAPTALRLLKRAGNDHIKPYSLKSLRCLGSVGEPIAAEVWEWYSKEIGHNEIPIIDTYWQTESGAHLITPMAGGVTPMKPGSASFPFFGIDPIILDPNTGEELGTGINDDGHAEGILAIRKPWPGFARTIWKNHDRYVETYLTPYQGYYFTGDGAVKDKDGYIWILGRVDDVVNVSGHRLSTAEIEAAIIQDNSVAECAVVGFNDELTGQAVAAFVVLKNKSSWSTASDAELTDIKKHLILTVRKDIGPFAAPKLIVLVDDLPKTRSGKIMRRILRKILAGEADQLGDITTLSNPDVVKHLIESVKL; this is translated from the coding sequence ATGACTCCTGTACCAATTGCCATTCCAAAGAACACTGGAACAAACAATCAACAAGCTGaacaaattaaagatttgaaatcaaaagCAGCCGCTGAAGCATCTCAAAACACAAAGGAATATGAACATTTAACTGCAGTAAAGGTAGTTCAACAATTACCAATCAATGACAGATTACAGCCAAATATAAAATCTCACTATTCTCCTCATCTCAATGGAAttcaagaatataaaaCACTATATGatcaatcaattaatgACCCCAAAAAATTCTTCGGAGATAAAGCtcatcaattcattaattggtttaaagattttaatcAAGTTTATATCCCAGATTTAGACAAAGATTCATCAGGTAATACTccatcttttgaaaataacGCTTGGTTCCTTAACGGTGAATTAAATGCTTGTTACAATTGTGTCGATAGACATGCATTAAAGAATCCAAATAAAGTTGCTTTAATTTATGAAGCTGATGATCCTTCTAAAAATGAAAGTTATAAATTAACTTacaaagaattattagaacAAGTTTCTCAATTAGCTCAagttttaaaatattcaatgaatGTTCAAAAAGGTGATACAGTCGCTGTATACATGCCAATGATACCACAAGCTCTTATCACTTTATTAGCTATAGTTCGTATCGGTGCCATTCATTCCGTTGTCTTTGCAGGTTTctcatcaaattcattaagaGATAGAATTAATAACGCAGGTTCAAAAGTAGTAATCACCACTGATGAATCCTGCAGAGGTAgtaaaatcattgaaacCAAAAGAATTGTAGATGATGCATTACGTGAAACTCCAATAGTGGAAAAAGTTTTAGTTTACAAACGTACAAATAATCCTGCTGTCAATTTCAATCCACAAATTGATTTAGATTGGTCTacagaaatgaaaaaatataaaacttATTACCCATGTGAACCTGTTGATTCTGAACATCCATTATTCCTCTTATATACCTCGGGTTCCACTGGTACCCCCAAGGGTGTTCAACATTCTACAGCAGGTTACTTATTAAATGTCCTATTAACCATGCGTTACACTTTCGATACTCATCAAGAAGATGTCTTTTTCACAGCTGGTGATATAGGTTGGATTACAGGTCATTCATACGTTGTATACGGTCCATTATCATACGGTTGTACCACTGTAGTCTTCGAAGGTACTCCAACATTCCCTAATCATTCTCGTTATTGGGATATCATTGACAATTATAAAGTAACACAATTCTACGTAGCTCCCACCGCATTACGTCTCTTAAAGAGAGCAGGAAATGATCACATTAAAccatattcattaaaatcattaCGTTGTTTGGGCTCAGTAGGTGAACCAATCGCTGCTGAAGTTTGGGAATGGTACTCCAAAGAAATTGGTCATAATGAAATTCCAATAATTGATACATATTGGCAAACTGAATCAGGTGCTCATTTAATTACTCCCATGGCTGGTGGTGTCACTCCAATGAAACCAGGATCTGCATCATTCCCATTCTTTGGTATTGATCCAATTATATTGGATCCAAATACCGGTGAAGAATTAGGTACAGGAATAAATGATGATGGCCATGCTGAAGGGATCTTAGCTATTAGGAAACCTTGGCCAGGATTCGCTAGAACTATTTGGAAAAATCATGATAGATATGTGGAAACTTATTTAACTCCATATCAAGGTTATTATTTCACTGGTGATGGTGCTGTTAAGGATAAAGATGGATACATTTGGATTCTTGGTCGTGTAGATGATGTCGTTAATGTCTCTGGTCATAGATTATCTACTGCTGAAATTGAAGCTGCCATTATTCAAGATAATAGTGTTGCAGAATGTGCAGTCGTTGgatttaatgatgaattgacTGGTCAAGCTGTTGCTGCATTTGtagtattgaaaaataaatcaagTTGGTCAACGGCAAGTGATGCTGAATTAACAGATATTAAGAAACATTTGATCTTAACTGTGAGAAAGGATATTGGTCCATTTGCTGCACCAAAATTAATTGTTTTAGTTGATGATTTACCAAAGACAAGATCAGGTAAGATTATGAGACGTATCTTAAGGAAAATTTTGGCTGGTGAAGCTGATCAATTGGGTGATATTACTACATTGTCGAACCCTGATGTTGTTAAACATTTGATCGAATCTGTTAAATTATGA
- the OAF1 gene encoding oleate-activated transcription factor OAF1 (similar to Saccharomyces cerevisiae OAF1 (YAL051W) and PIP2 (YOR363C); ancestral locus Anc_7.17) yields the protein MAEQLKNDQMDTKKGQSPSPQAVIPNSTNSTSISTSFSQQNDTSPRSNSGSSSSHYNAIKKRNRISFVCQECRKAKTKCDKEKPYCTRCVKQNIKCIYDVAEQPAPRIPSKDAKISRLEKDVEYWKNKAMKLLNEKELETTSLKNRTTASPSFFSASTSSTAFPESKKRNIDQLVTVEDQTDKNDDPKDTKKINNNKKSFVPVSPGSSSSIHNGNIDNHTRVNLYRNNPTMIMSKVMKREVKPLSENYIIIQDKFVSTLISSVFLDPSKNAMIPALTANANISRTQPGVTNNVLKLKEMLIKQCQNDAQKMRVNDFTDRILQNTNSTKNLKVGMILSMLYNTVGHQQLEDHCSKDGEYSELLKNFIKEFEQLLPPFNIIQRYKSHFIEYVYPNLPFLEQEMFENSISQTVLPDPHNPNKVKLNLGHNQLRSKLENLCLLLVILKLSFISLKLVEDSSQLGNLYLTKDMLEKYPISNDSILLAQRCLASENWCACTNENIITCLLYIWSFFVFSPEEGDFFLEHPTDVIGSMIMMLATSIGLHRDPSDFPQLHDSTLSNQRILNHRRMLWIGIVTICCFESSLKGRHSVSSFSLMDLFIDVHDPNAIDKYIARVKKEAHPSMDSKLISIHEYSFKRAQLALFLSDLDDLTMTYKGDFPLADVENLRDKISDFIEVNFPIVDLDKYMENKNTDINISLLSSINSTAVHSRIMFKLMMLRTSAALFLHFESKLAKDKTLLPYYYRYFTKTCTYALSLIRDFNKFFKGEYNTALSPLTSYNITKFIQLALPSTIFSLLGIILRISLGGNMLFSQYQEYPNKQDFVKLDEINKKIENLNSLHKELEIALENIHSLASEYLRFTFFSVFKMLALCDVIIQRMRKGELWLGIFGMVHTNQIHARIVKTLTMTIGFEVDKKDKLIDDLKMKNYIVDFTMDDITELRQKILYESEGIERYQRKQKPTNMDNTMISTNQSSQVSLNPPQTTMPLQQQQETPMNNNSPSFTLGLIPSSGLDNQNNDNNGFSSIAYNWNSSLGNLQKLSSAAIMTQNMNNNNNNNNNKNTTINGFESSGPNTGMGNTPTPGPIPIQGTIPISGPYINGGVPNGRNSMQTTPGPNIPLQSVPQVQPLQSQPQQQGTQVPQADFPGFFGGLDLFDYDFLFGNEFT from the coding sequence ATGGCTGAACAACTCAAGAATGATCAAATGGATACTAAAAAGGGACAATCACCAAGTCCTCAAGCTGTGATACCTAATAGTACAAATTCGACATCAATATCGACATCATTTTCCCAACAGAACGACACATCACCACGATCTAACAGCggtagtagtagtagtcATTATAATGCaatcaagaaaagaaatagaatATCATTTGTTTGTCAAGAATGTAGAAAGGCAAAGACAAAATGTGACAAGGAAAAACCATATTGTACAAGATGTgtgaaacaaaatattaaatgcATTTATGATGTGGCAGAACAACCAGCCCCCAGGATACCAAGTAAAGATGCcaaaatttcaagattGGAAAAAGATGTGGAATACTGGAAAAATAAAGctatgaaattattgaacgAAAAGGAACTAGAAACGACGTCATTAAAAAATCGTACTACAGCCTCTCCTTCATTCTTTTCTGCATCGACTTCTTCGACTGCTTTCCCTGaatcaaagaaaaggaatatCGATCAACTGGTTACTGTTGAAGATCAGACtgataaaaatgatgacCCTAAAGatacaaagaaaatcaataataacaagaaaTCGTTCGTACCGGTATCCCCTGGGTCCTCATCATCTATCCATAATGGGAACATTGATAACCATACGAGAGTAAACCTCTACAGAAATAACCCAACAATGATCATGAGTAAAGTTATGAAAAGAGAAGTTAAACCATTATCTGAaaattatatcattattcaaGATAAATTTGTATCTACATTAATATCGTCTGTATTCTTAGATCCCTCGAAAAATGCAATGATCCCAGCATTGACTGCTAATGCAAACATTTCAAGAACTCAGCCTGGAGTCACTAATAATGtcttgaaattgaaagaaatgtTAATAAAACAATGTCAAAATGATGCCCAAAAGATGAGAGTAAACGACTTCACAGATAGAATCCTACAGAATACAAATTCTAccaaaaatttaaaagtaGGAATGATCCTTTCCATGCTTTATAATACAGTCGGTCATcaacaattagaagatCATTGTTCCAAAGATGGTGAATATTCggaattattgaaaaatttcattaaggAATTTGAACAGTTATTACCAcctttcaatatcattcaaCGTTATAAATCTCATTTCATCGAATACGTTTATCCAAATTTACCCTTCTTAGAACAAGAAATGTttgaaaattcaatatcacAAACTGTACTCCCGGATCCACATAATCcaaataaagttaaattGAATCTAGGTCATAATCAATTAAGATCCAAACTAGAAAATTTATGTTTACTATTAgtcattttgaaattgtctttcatttcattgaaattagtTGAGGATAGTTCTCAATTGGGTAACTTATATTTAACTAAAGATATGTTAGAAAAATATCCTATAAGTAATGATTCCATCCTATTAGCTCAACGGTGTTTAGCATCTGAAAATTGGTGTGCATGTACAAACGAAAATATCATCACTTGTTTACTTTACATTTGGTCCTTTTTCGTGTTCTCTCCCGAGGAAGGTGATTTCTTCTTAGAACATCCTACAGACGTAATAGGAAGCATGATAATGATGTTAGCTACATCCATCGGTCTTCATAGAGATCCATCTGATTTCCCACAATTACATGATTCAACATTATCTAATCAAAGAATTTTAAATCATAGAAGGATGTTATGGATTGGAATTGTAACAATATGTTGTTTTGAATCGAGTTTAAAAGGTAGACATTCAgtatcttctttttcattaatggaTTTATTCATAGATGTTCATGATCCAAATGCAatagataaatatattgcAAGAGTTAAGAAAGAGGCTCATCCATCAATGGattcaaaattaattaGTATACATGAATATTCATTCAAAAGAGCACAGTTAGCACTTTTCCTATCGGATTTAGATGATTTAACAATGACTTACAAAGGTGATTTCCCCTTAGCTGACGTGGAAAATCTAAGAGATAAAATTTCCGATTTCATCGAAGTAAATTTCCCCATTGTTGACCTAGATAAATatatggaaaataaaaacactgatattaatataagtttattatcatcaataaattctaCAGCAGTGCATTCTAGAATTATGTTCAAATTAATGATGCTAAGAACTTCAGCTGCATTGTTTTTACATTTTGAATCAAAATTAGCAAAGGATAAAACTTTATTaccatattattatagatACTTCACGAAGACTTGTACCTATGCGTTAAGTTTAATTAGAGATTTTAATAAGTTCTTCAAAGGTGAATATAATACAGCTCTATCCCCATTAACAAGTTAtaatattacaaaatttattcaattagCATTACCTTCCACCATTTTCAGTTTATTGGGAATCATCTTAAGAATTAGTTTAGGCGGTAATATGTTATTTTCTCAATATCAAGAGTATCCAAATAAACAAGATTTTGTcaaattagatgaaattaataaaaaaattgaaaatttaaattcattacatAAAGAGTTGGAAATAgctttggaaaatattcataGTTTAGCTTCAGAATATCTTCGATTTACATTCTTTTCAGTTTTCAAAATGCTTGCCCTATGTGATGTTATTATACAGAGGATGAGAAAGGGTGAATTGTGGTTAGGTATATTTGGAATGGTCCATACAAATCAAATTCATGCAAGAATTGTGAAAACTTTAACAATGACAATTGGTTTTGAAGTTGATAAGaaagataaattaattgatgatttaaagatgaaaaattatattgtaGATTTTACCATGGATGATATAACTGAATTAAGACAAAAGATTTTATATGAATCTGaaggaattgaaagatatcaaagaaaacaGAAACCTACAAATATGGATAATACAATGATATCAACAAATCAATCAAGTCAAGTCTCATTAAATCCTCCACAGACTACTATGCCGTTACAACAGCAGCAAGAAACACCAATGAATAACAACTCACCATCTTTTACACTTGGTTTGATCCCATCCAGTGGACTTGACaatcaaaataatgacAACAATGGATTTTCATCTATTGCATATAATTGGAATTCATCATTAGGTAacttacaaaaattatcatcGGCCGCGATCATGACGCAGAacatgaataataataataataataataataataaaaatactaCTATTAATGGATTTGAATCAAGTGGTCCTAACACTGGTATGGGCAATACACCAACACCGGGTCCGATTCCAATACAGGGTACAATACCAATTTCAGGGCCGTATATCAATGGTGGTGTTCCTAACGGTAGGAACAGTATGCAAACAACTCCGGGACCAAATATACCATTACAATCTGTACCACAAGTTCAACCGCTGCAATCGCAACCACAACAGCAAGGTACTCAAGTACCTCAGGCTGACTTCCCAGGCTTTTTCGGAGGTCTCgatttatttgattatGATTTCTTGTTTGGGAATGAATTTACGTGA
- the FLC2 gene encoding flavin adenine dinucleotide transporter FLC2 (similar to Saccharomyces cerevisiae FLC2 (YAL053W) and YOR365C; ancestral locus Anc_7.16), producing MKLKHSTLLCNTFIFLSIFSLLSNIIFAQDVPNIDTGTTATDTDTDTNTNTAITTSATSSSSSSSSSSSTSSSSSASASSSSTSQKVSTPSKLLRTDSLLTCMDNSGFTASFFDISYYPHNKTAIFNIDATTTINENIIVKVELLVYGLKVIDRSFDLCSLNEVSLCPLSAGRIDVSSSYQLDDSIAKQIPAIAYTIPDLDAQVRVVAYSQNDTSFTTPIACVQAIVSNDKTVQTKYASWPIAAISGVGLLTSGFVSVIGYSSTSAHIASNSISLFVYFQNLAITAMMGVSRVPPIAAAWTQNFQWSMGIINAEFMQKIFNWYIQATKGISTVVVSNKDILSISVQKKRKRDLIQLFKRATYTVVSSNDYNFDSILDDSKLYTTDERNTDEYSSRILVLRGIQRVAFKANIELSNFFLTGIVFFLFFLFCMILALIFFKALIEVLTRARLMAETSNFFQYRKNWASIIKGTLFRLAIIAFPQVSLLTIWEFTQVDSPAVIVDAVFIFIIITALLIYGTVRVFIKGRESLRLYKNAAYLLYSDSNFLNRYGFLYVQFRADAFWWLLPMLSYSFLRSLFVAVLQEQGKAQAMVIFVIELIFFVCLCWIRPYLDKRTNIFNIAIHLVNLINSIFFLFFSNLFKQPPIVSSVMAVILFVLNAAFALFLLCFTIITCTLALVHRNPDVRYQPMKDDRVSFIPKITNNNNNDGTTDSSNNSNIMMTNYDKNKSEAELFELRQAVMDTNETEQEKMIRDDTFHNKGGFANAGESSRILFNNDDLDDEAISNYTSSSLSRNNPYTTTNNEDSIVQPTSAVMGSNNLMNSPSFNGRNQGYLKIPTTNPSATATATERSRGGVKKPETSFYGGHNNNTNPSYRNNSDIFF from the coding sequence atgaagCTCAAACACTCAACACTCCTGTGCAATACATTCATATTCTTATCCATATTCTCTTTACtatcaaatattatcttCGCTCAAGATGTTCCTAACATAGATACTGGCACTACTGCCACGGACACGGATACagatacaaatacaaatacagCAATCACGACTTCAGCGacgtcatcatcatcttcttcttcttcttcttcttctacaAGTTCATCCTCATCTGCATCTGCGTCATCCTCTTCAACATCACAGAAAGTATCTACAccatcaaaattattaagaaCTGACTCTTTATTAACATGTATGGATAATTCAGGATTTACAGCCTCATTCTTCGATATTAGTTATTACCCACATAATAAAACTGCAATCTTTAACATCGATGCAACAACTaccattaatgaaaatataatcGTCAAAGTAGAATTATTAGTCTACGGTTTAAAAGTCATTGATAGATCATTCGATCTATGTTCCCTTAATGAAGTATCATTATGCCCCCTAAGTGCAGGTAGAATAGACGTAAGTTCATCATATCAATTAGATGATTCCATAGCAAAACAAATCCCTGCAATAGCATACACTATCCCTGACTTGGATGCTCAAGTAAGAGTGGTAGCATATTCACAAAATGATACTTCATTCACAACTCCAATTGCATGTGTACAAGCCATTGTAAGTAATGATAAGACTGTACAAACAAAGTACGCATCATGGCCTATAGCGGCAATATCAGGCGTAGGTTTATTAACTTCAGGTTTCGTATCAGTCATTGGTTATAGTTCCACCTCAGCTCATATTGCATCAAATTCCATCTCcttatttgtttatttccaaaatttagCTATCACGGCAATGATGGGTGTCTCTAGAGTTCCACCTATTGCAGCTGCATGGActcaaaattttcaatggtCAATGGGGATCATTAATGCTGAATTTATGCAAAAGATTTTCAATTGGTATATTCAAGCTACAAAGGGAATTTCCACTGTGGTAGTAAGTAATAAAGATATCTTATCGATTAGTgttcaaaagaaaaggaaaagagatttaattcaattatttaaaagagCTACTTATACTGTAGTATCATCAAATGATTATAATTTCGATTCCATATTGGatgattcaaaattatatactACAGATGAAAGAAATACTGATGAATATTCAAGTAGAATATTGGTACTTAGAGGTATTCAAAGAGTGGCATTTAAGgcaaatattgaattatcCAACTTCTTCTTAACCGGTATTGtgtttttcttatttttcctATTTTGTATGATTTTAgctttaattttctttaaagcTTTAATTGAAGTATTAACAAGAGCAAGATTAATGGCTGAAACTTCAAATTTCTTCCAATATAGGAAAAATTGGGCTAGTATTATAAAGGGAACATTATTTAGATTAGCAATCATTGCATTCCCACAGGTTTCGTTATTAACAATTTGGGAATTTACTCAAGTGGATTCTCCAGCTGTGATTGTGGATGcagttttcattttcattataatcaccgcattattaatttatgGTACTGTAAGAGTCTTCATTAAAGGTAGAGAATCTTTAAGATTATACAAAAATGCTGcttatttattatacagtgattcaaatttcttaaatagATATGGATTTCTTTATGTTCAATTTAGAGCAGACGCATTTTGGTGGTTATTACCAATGTTATCATATTCATTCTTAAGATCATTATTCGTGGCTGTATTACAAGAACAAGGTAAAGCCCAAGCAATGGTTATCTTTGTTATTGAATTaatcttttttgtttgtctTTGTTGGATTAGACCATATTTGGataaaagaacaaatatCTTTAACATTGCTATTCACTTGgttaatttaattaattcaattttcttccttttctttaGTAATTTATTCAAACAACCACCAATAGTTTCATCTGTCATGGCTGTCATTTTATTCGTATTAAATGCTGCATTTGCcctatttttattatgtttCACAATTATTACATGTACTTTGGCTTTAGTTCATAGAAACCCAGATGTTCGTTACCAACCAATGAAAGATGATCGTGTTTCATTCATTCCaaaaataactaataataataataatgatggtaCAACAGATTCAAGTAATAACAGtaatataatgatgacaaattatgataaaaataaatctgaagctgaattatttgaattaagACAAGCCGTCATGGATACAAATGAAactgaacaagaaaagatgATCCGTGATGATACATTCCATAATAAGGGAGGATTCGCAAACGCAGGAGAATCAAGTAGAAtacttttcaataatgatgatttagatgatgaagcaATTAGTAATTAtacttcttcatcattatcaagaaataatcCATATACTACCACgaataatgaagattcGATTGTACAACCTACATCAGCTGTTATGGgatcaaataatttaatgaattctCCAAGTTTTAATGGACGTAATCAAggttatttgaaaataccGACAACAAATCCATCTGCTACTGCAACTGCAACTGAACGAAGCCGTGGTGGTGTAAAGAAACCAGAAACAAGTTTTTATGGGGgacataataataatacaaatcCTTCATACCGTAATAATAGTGACATATTCTTTTAG
- the GEM1 gene encoding ERMES complex Ca(2+)-binding regulatory GTPase GEM1 (similar to Saccharomyces cerevisiae GEM1 (YAL048C); ancestral locus Anc_7.19), producing MSKETIRIVICGDKGVGKSSLIVSLAKDQFLPNLQDVIPTISIPRDFSASPYSPQNTIIIDTNDSDTITLQSQLKSADVIWLVYCDHESYERISLHWMMMFRSLGLNIPVVLCKNKCDQFALSFLPSSSSDASSSSDAASSATLIHNATDNDNVSSASSKDTKVEDEEFIPILMEFKEIDTCIKTSAKHQFNVNHAFYLCQRSITNPIAPLFDSKVGELKPLTVNALERIFILSDKDQDNFLNDSEFLALQRKCFNKVLDSNDFNLIKTTLIQFQSTYSETNVVSPLYVPRKGITLNGFIALNKFYAEKGRHETTWGILRAFHYTDSLCINDKILYPKLNVPETSSVELSPKGYRFLVELFRRFDKNNDGGLDENELIQLFKVTPGLPSLWTTTDFPSSTVLNNRGFITLQGWLAQWSMTTFLDYKITTAYLVYFGYEEDVKQVLHITKPRKFRRRKGKFYRSPINDRKVFNCFVIGKSNGGKSSLLESFLGRTFMDSYSPTIRPKIAVNSLELKGGKQYYLILQEFGQQQPAILENKEKLKNCDVICLTYDSSDPESFSSLVDILNTYKHLQNIPLVFVALKADLDKQQQRCDIQPDTLTDSLFLNHPLHISSAWVSSLNELFIKITEAALVPGEFTPGFPQEEVSSSSSMGLIPADVGNDVRTAVIVGSTIGFISLLSFTIFKFMKPSKFH from the coding sequence ATGTCAAAAGAGACTATTAGAATTGTAATATGTGGTGACAAAGGTGTCGGTAAATCCAGTTTAATCGTTTCCTTGGCCAAGGATCAATTTCTCCCGAATTTACAAGATGTCATCCcaacaatatcaatacCAAGAGATTTCTCTGCTAGTCCATATTCTCCGCAAAATACAATCATTATAGACACCAACGATTCTGATACAATAACTTTGCAATCTCAATTGAAATCTGCAGATGTTATTTGGCTTGTCTATTGTGATCATGAATCCTACGAAAGAATCTCTTTACAttggatgatgatgtttaGATCATTGGGTTTAAATATACCCGTGGTCCTTTGTAAAAATAAGTGTGATCAATTTGCTCTTTCATTCTTACCATCATCCTCTTCAGATGCATCCTCTTCTTCAGATGCAGCCTCTTCTGCAACTTTAATACATAACGCTACCGACAACGATAACGTATCGTCGGCGTCTTCAAAGGATACCAAAGTAGAAGATGAGGAATTCATTCCCATATTAAtggaatttaaagaaattgatacTTGTATAAAGACTAGTGCAAAACATCAATTCAACGTAAATCATGCCTTCTATCTTTGTCAAAGATCAATAACAAACCCTATAGCACCTTTATTTGATTCCAAAGTGGGTGAATTGAAACCACTGACCGTAAACGCACTAGAAAGAATTTTCATATTGTCTGATAAAGACCAagataatttcttaaatgaTTCAGAATTCTTAGCATTACAGAGGAAATGTTTCAACAAAGTATTAGAttctaatgattttaaCTTGATTAAGACTActttaattcaatttcaatccACATACTCCGAGACAAACGTTGTATCACCGTTATATGTTCCACGTAAAGGAATCACATTGAATGGATTCATTgcattaaataaattttatgCTGAAAAGGGAAGACATGAAACCACTTGGGGAATCCTAAGAGCTTTCCATTATACAGATTCTCTTTGCATTAATGATAAGATTTTATATCCAAAATTAAACGTCCCTGAAACTTCAAGTGTAGAATTAAGTCCCAAGGGTTACAGATTCCTAGTAGAATTATTTAGACGATTCgataagaataatgatggtggattagatgaaaatgaattgattcaattgttCAAAGTCACTCCAGGGTTACCTTCACTATGGACAACAACCGATTTCCCCTCATCTACCGTTCTGAATAATAGAGGGTTCATCACTTTACAAGGTTGGTTGGCTCAATGGAGTATGACTACATTCTTAGATTATAAGATTACCACGGCTTACCTGGTATATTTCGGTTACGAAGAAGATGTTAAGCAAGTCTTACATATTACCAAACCAAGAAAATTTAGAAGAAGGAAGGGAAAATTTTATAGATCTCCAATCAATGACAGGAAAGTTTTCAACTGTTTTGTCATCGGGAAAAGCAATGGTGGGAAAAGTTCACTTCTGGAGTCATTTTTGGGAAGAACTTTTATGGATTCATATTCACCTACCATTAGACCCAAGATTGCTGTAAATAGTTTGGAATTGAAAGGTGGgaaacaatattatttaattctaCAAGAATTTGGTCAACAACAACCTGctattttggaaaataaagaaaaattgaaaaattgtgACGTTATTTGTTTAACGTATGATTCAAGTGACCCAGAATCATTTTCGTCATTAGTTGATATATTAAACACTTACAaacatttacaaaatattccCCTAGTATTTGTCGCTTTGAAAGCCGACTTAgataaacaacaacaacggTGCGATATTCAACCAGATACACTTACtgattcattattcttaAACCATCCATTACACATTTCTTCTGCATGGGTAAGCtcattaaatgaattgttCATAAAGATAACTGAAGCTGCATTGGTACCGGGAGAATTTACACCGGGGTTCCCACAAGAAGAagtatcttcatcatcatccatGGGACTAATACCAGCTGATGTAGGTAATGATGTTAGAACTGCTGTGATTGTGGGTTCAACTATAGGATTCATCTCATTGTTAAGTTTCActatctttaaattcatgAAACCTTCTAAGTTTCATTAG